In one Nicotiana sylvestris chromosome 8, ASM39365v2, whole genome shotgun sequence genomic region, the following are encoded:
- the LOC104213835 gene encoding transcription factor MYB102-like gives MGRTPCCDKNGLKKGPWTTEEDQKLIDYIQKHGSGNWRTLPKNAGLQRCGKSCRLRWTNYLRPDIKRGKFSFEEEETIIHLHSILGNKWSAIAGRLPGRTDNEIKNYWNTHIRKKLLRMGIDPVTHSPRLDLLDFSSIFNPSLYNSSQVNLSRLLGVQTLVNPEILKLATSLFSSHHQNQNQNFLLPSDFQENQLFNSHFQNQLSQFVQSSQIQTPIQNIPSCTALNTTPSVPFYSDTQVMQQPNVEQFSSNISNFSSQNCQLSEWQNFTFESLLSTLSTPSSSPTSLNSNSTCINNSSTTISEEERESYCSSILNFDISNSLDVNHDFL, from the exons ATGGGAAGAACACCTTGTTGTGACAAAAATGGACTTAAGAAAGGGCCATGGACTACAGAAGAAGATCAGAAACTCATTGATTACATTCAAAAACATGGCTCTGGAAATTGGAGGACACTTCCTAAGAATGCTG GGCTTCAAAGGTGTGGAAAGAGTTGTAGGCTACGTTGGACTAACTATCTTAGGCCAGATATTAAAAGGGGAAAATTCTCCTTTGAAGAAGAAGAGACAATCATTCATTTGCATAGTATTCTTGGAAACAA GTGGTCTGCCATTGCTGGTCGCTTGCCTGGAAGGACTGATaatgaaataaaaaattattGGAATACACACATTCGAAAGAAGCTTCTGAGAATGGGAATTGATCCAGTAACTCATAGTCCTCGTCTTGatcttcttgatttttcttccatttttaaccCTTCACTCTACAATtcatctcaagtcaatctttcaAGGTTATTAGGTGTACAAACCCTAGTAAATCCAGAAATTTTGAAATTAGCGACTTCTCTCTTTTCTTCCCACcaccaaaaccaaaaccaaaattTCTTATTGCCAAGTGATTTTCAAGAAAATCAACTATTCAATTCCCATTTCCAAAACCAATTGTCTCAATTTGTCCAATCTAGCCAAATTCAAACCCCTATTCAAAATATTCCAAGTTGCACCGCTTTAAATACTACTCCATCTGTTCCATTTTATAGCGACACTCAAGTCATGCAACAACCAAATGTGGAGCAATTCTCATCAAATATTTCTAATTTTAGCTCACAAAATTGCCAATTAAGTGAGTGGCAAAATTTTACCTTTGAATCTCTTTTGTCAACTTTatcaacaccttcatcaagtcCAACTTCGTTGAATTCGAACTCGACATGCATCAACAATAGCAGCACTACAATTTCTGAAGAAGAGAGGGAAAGCTACTGCAGCAGCATCTTGAACTTTGATATTTCAAATAGCTTGGATGTTAATCATGATTTTTTGTAA